The Prevotella melaninogenica genome window below encodes:
- a CDS encoding o-succinylbenzoate synthase: MYKINISSRTLHFLLPAGTSRGVYTTRKSYYVTLSDTNQLDVVGIGECATLPDLSYDAMTDEEYEQKLRSFCDDFCHTGVIDIDAMRPYPSMLFGLETAKAQLDAKGSINFFNTAFGRGEEGITINGLVWMGTFDEMYQRLETKLKAGFHCVKLKIGAIDFEKELDLIRHIRQTFTREQVELRVDANGAFAPEDAMQRLETLAQYDIHSIEQPIRQHQWQEMARLCADSPLPIALDEELIGVNNPAEKVLLLDTIRPQYIILKPSLHGGMTGTKEWITIARERNIDSWITSALESNIGLNAIAQLTADIYGPNITTPQGLGTGQLFTDNIPMPLEIRGDQLWISD, encoded by the coding sequence ATGTACAAGATAAACATCTCCTCCCGCACCCTCCACTTCCTCCTCCCTGCAGGTACTTCACGCGGTGTCTACACAACAAGGAAGAGCTATTATGTCACACTCTCTGACACGAATCAGCTTGACGTAGTGGGTATTGGGGAATGCGCAACACTCCCCGACCTGTCTTACGATGCCATGACTGACGAGGAATATGAGCAGAAGCTCCGTAGTTTCTGTGATGACTTTTGCCACACAGGAGTTATTGACATCGATGCCATGCGCCCTTACCCTTCAATGCTCTTTGGGTTAGAAACAGCTAAGGCACAGTTGGATGCCAAGGGAAGCATCAACTTCTTTAACACTGCTTTTGGACGCGGAGAAGAAGGAATCACCATCAACGGACTCGTGTGGATGGGAACTTTCGATGAGATGTATCAGCGATTGGAAACGAAACTCAAGGCTGGCTTCCATTGTGTAAAGTTGAAGATTGGTGCAATTGACTTTGAGAAAGAACTCGACCTTATACGCCATATCCGTCAAACTTTCACACGTGAACAGGTGGAACTACGCGTTGATGCGAATGGTGCCTTTGCTCCAGAAGATGCCATGCAACGATTAGAAACTTTGGCACAATATGATATCCACTCCATCGAACAACCTATCCGACAGCACCAATGGCAGGAGATGGCACGCTTATGTGCTGACTCTCCCCTACCGATAGCCCTTGACGAGGAACTTATCGGTGTCAATAACCCTGCAGAAAAAGTGCTTTTACTCGATACGATTCGTCCACAATATATCATCCTAAAGCCAAGTCTACATGGTGGTATGACTGGAACAAAAGAATGGATTACAATAGCAAGAGAACGTAACATTGATTCATGGATAACTTCAGCACTTGAGAGTAACATCGGACTGAATGCTATCGCCCAGCTAACAGCTGACATCTACGGTCCAAACATCACCACTCCACAAGGCTTAGGTACGGGACAACTCTTCACCGATAATATCCCAATGCCATTAGAGATAAGGGGCGATCAGCTTTGGATCAGCGATTAA
- a CDS encoding AMP-binding protein, with protein sequence MTLQDFLSEWHNDNPQLLVHTSGSTGKPKPLWVEKQRMLNSAHITCDFLGLKAGDTALLCMPLDYIAGKMVVVRSIERNLRLLNVTPSGHPLSDHSLSEAGIPNEEITFAAMVPLQVYNSLQVPKERERLRRIHHLIIGGGAVDDKLSAALQDFPNAVWSTYGMTETLSHIALRRLNGPDASEWYKPFDGVKVWLNEEGCLVIDAPAVCAHPLVTNDRAEIRTTDTKEGLNTPYFRILGRKDNVIDSGGIKIQIEEVEHLLKSSLTADFAITSCPDERFGEAVVLLTTQDDTDSIKTLCQQCLPKFWQPRFIFHVPSLPQTGNGKPARAEIKALARQLCNSKA encoded by the coding sequence ATGACACTACAAGACTTCCTCTCAGAATGGCATAATGATAATCCACAACTCCTTGTGCATACCAGTGGTTCAACTGGAAAGCCAAAACCGCTGTGGGTAGAGAAGCAACGTATGCTCAATTCAGCCCACATCACTTGTGATTTCTTGGGATTAAAGGCAGGCGACACCGCCCTACTCTGTATGCCACTCGACTACATTGCAGGAAAGATGGTAGTGGTAAGAAGTATTGAGCGTAACCTACGCCTGCTGAACGTAACACCGTCTGGACACCCTCTCTCTGATCATTCTTTATCTGAAGCAGGTATCCCGAACGAGGAGATAACCTTTGCTGCAATGGTACCACTGCAGGTCTATAACTCTCTACAAGTACCTAAAGAGCGTGAGCGTTTGCGCCGTATCCACCACCTTATTATAGGCGGTGGTGCTGTTGATGATAAACTGTCAGCTGCTTTACAGGATTTCCCTAACGCCGTTTGGAGTACCTACGGGATGACGGAAACGCTCTCACATATTGCGCTCCGACGTCTGAATGGACCTGACGCCAGTGAGTGGTACAAACCCTTTGACGGTGTGAAAGTATGGCTCAATGAAGAAGGTTGCCTTGTTATTGATGCCCCTGCTGTTTGCGCTCACCCTTTAGTAACCAACGACAGAGCTGAAATTCGCACTACGGACACGAAGGAAGGACTTAATACTCCTTATTTCCGCATCCTTGGACGAAAAGATAATGTAATTGATTCTGGCGGTATTAAGATTCAGATTGAGGAAGTAGAACACCTACTGAAATCCTCTCTTACAGCCGATTTTGCTATAACAAGCTGCCCTGACGAGCGTTTTGGAGAAGCTGTGGTCTTACTCACTACACAAGACGATACCGATTCTATTAAAACACTCTGCCAACAATGCCTCCCAAAGTTTTGGCAACCTCGTTTCATCTTCCACGTCCCTTCCCTTCCCCAAACAGGTAATGGAAAACCAGCAAGAGCAGAGATTAAGGCTTTGGCACGCCAGTTATGTAATTCAAAAGCATAA
- a CDS encoding magnesium transporter CorA family protein has protein sequence MKTYWNINGTLNTIKEWQPNCWIQVTCPTEQDQQELEDTFHIPDYFLSDISDTDERARYEYDDGWMLIILRIPYVKEIRSRTPYTTVPLGIIHKKDVTITVCNFETNMMLDFVSYQQKRNEGFTDYVDLIFRLFLSSAVWYLKRLKQINTLIEKAKRNLDKGVDNESLIGLSRLQDSLTYFITSIRGNENLLAKLKFKLQIDELDADLIEDVNIEMSQARETTSIYSDILESTMDTYSSIINNNMNTVMRTLTSVSIVMMLPTLISSLFGMNLVNGMETNPWGFPVAMFLSVVVSAASWWLLRRKRLL, from the coding sequence ATGAAGACATATTGGAACATTAACGGAACCCTGAATACCATTAAAGAATGGCAGCCTAACTGCTGGATTCAGGTAACTTGCCCAACAGAGCAGGATCAACAAGAACTCGAAGACACTTTTCATATTCCAGACTACTTCTTATCGGATATCAGCGATACCGATGAGCGAGCACGCTATGAGTATGATGATGGTTGGATGCTGATAATCCTCCGTATCCCTTACGTGAAGGAAATTCGCTCACGAACCCCATACACAACAGTACCATTAGGTATCATTCACAAGAAAGATGTAACTATCACGGTTTGCAATTTCGAGACAAATATGATGCTCGACTTCGTCAGCTATCAGCAAAAGAGAAATGAGGGATTTACTGACTATGTAGACCTTATCTTCCGTCTCTTTCTTTCTTCCGCTGTGTGGTATCTAAAACGACTGAAGCAAATCAATACTTTGATTGAAAAGGCTAAGCGTAACTTGGACAAAGGTGTAGACAACGAAAGCTTGATTGGACTAAGTCGTCTGCAGGATTCGCTTACCTACTTCATCACATCCATTCGTGGCAACGAGAACCTTTTGGCTAAGTTGAAGTTTAAGTTGCAGATTGACGAGTTGGATGCCGACCTGATTGAAGACGTAAATATTGAGATGTCACAGGCACGAGAAACAACGAGTATCTACTCTGACATTCTTGAATCCACCATGGACACCTACTCAAGCATTATCAACAACAACATGAACACCGTGATGCGTACGCTCACCTCGGTGTCAATTGTTATGATGTTGCCAACACTTATATCCTCCCTCTTCGGTATGAACCTTGTCAATGGAATGGAAACAAATCCATGGGGATTCCCTGTTGCAATGTTCTTATCAGTCGTCGTTTCTGCTGCATCATGGTGGTTGCTACGCCGTAAACGCCTACTTTAG
- a CDS encoding DUF349 domain-containing protein, whose protein sequence is MMDSQENALNQGTEEVKLSEEVAANATTENSEVQNVNTDAVEENLNQPVETKSESEKENLAAKTYSSKKEIIERLKAIVDSNETPEKAEVEHLKTVFYKLHFVEREAQQKAYLENGGDPEKYQVLPDEDEEIFKAEMTIIKEKRQKAFLALEEEKQQNLKKKETIIEQIKAMATTPEEANKNFDQFKKLQHEWKEIKMVPAEKANELWRNYQLYVEQFYDLLNLNREAREYDFKKNLEKKTKLCEAAEKLAEETDVISAFHQLQELHQEYRETGPVAKELREQIWARFKAASTVINKRHQQHFETLRTREEENLTKKTALCEKAEELAKQENKSSADWEKRTKEIIAIQQEWKTIGFAPQKMNVKIFERFRAACDDFFGRKGEFFKQLKEQFAENTEKKKALVEKAQALSESTDWKATSDKLIALQKEWKTIGMVPKKIGDQLWNDFLAACNRFFEARNAVHADSRNEEHENLNKKRDIISQLKELVEQTGENLQEKVQKLTEQYNKVGHVPYKEKDKLYKEYHEVLDKIYKDLHISAARKRVDNFRNNLKKVADRGVDALDNERGRLLRRFEQLKQEVNTYENNLGFLNISSKKGNSLIDEMNRRIQKLKDDMDEVKQKIKAIDAENK, encoded by the coding sequence ATGATGGACTCTCAAGAAAATGCCCTGAATCAGGGTACAGAAGAAGTTAAGCTGTCTGAAGAAGTTGCAGCCAATGCTACAACGGAGAATTCCGAAGTGCAGAATGTTAATACTGATGCTGTAGAAGAAAACCTCAATCAACCAGTTGAAACGAAGTCAGAGAGCGAGAAGGAAAATCTCGCTGCTAAGACTTATAGTTCAAAAAAGGAGATTATTGAGCGCCTGAAAGCTATCGTTGACAGTAACGAAACACCAGAGAAAGCTGAAGTAGAGCACCTGAAAACGGTATTCTACAAGTTACATTTTGTTGAACGCGAAGCACAGCAGAAGGCTTATCTCGAGAATGGCGGTGACCCAGAAAAATATCAGGTATTGCCTGATGAGGATGAAGAAATCTTCAAGGCAGAGATGACCATCATTAAGGAAAAACGCCAAAAGGCTTTCCTCGCACTTGAAGAGGAGAAGCAGCAGAACCTCAAGAAGAAAGAAACTATCATCGAACAGATTAAGGCGATGGCTACTACTCCTGAAGAGGCTAACAAGAACTTTGACCAGTTCAAGAAGCTTCAGCACGAGTGGAAAGAAATCAAGATGGTTCCTGCTGAGAAGGCTAACGAACTTTGGCGCAACTATCAACTCTATGTTGAGCAGTTCTATGACTTGTTAAACCTCAATCGTGAGGCACGCGAATACGACTTCAAGAAGAATCTTGAGAAGAAGACTAAACTCTGTGAAGCAGCTGAGAAGTTGGCGGAAGAAACAGATGTTATCAGCGCATTCCACCAGTTACAGGAACTTCATCAAGAATATCGTGAGACAGGTCCTGTTGCTAAGGAACTTCGCGAGCAGATTTGGGCACGCTTTAAAGCAGCCAGCACTGTTATCAACAAGCGTCATCAACAGCACTTCGAAACACTCCGAACACGTGAGGAGGAGAATCTAACAAAGAAGACTGCACTCTGCGAAAAGGCTGAAGAACTTGCAAAACAAGAGAATAAGTCTTCTGCTGATTGGGAGAAACGCACTAAGGAGATTATTGCTATCCAGCAGGAATGGAAGACCATTGGTTTTGCTCCACAGAAGATGAACGTGAAGATTTTTGAACGTTTCCGTGCAGCATGTGACGACTTCTTTGGTCGTAAAGGCGAATTCTTCAAGCAGTTGAAAGAGCAGTTTGCTGAGAATACAGAAAAGAAAAAGGCACTTGTTGAAAAGGCTCAAGCATTGAGTGAGTCTACCGATTGGAAGGCAACATCTGATAAGCTCATCGCTTTACAGAAAGAGTGGAAGACCATCGGAATGGTTCCTAAGAAGATTGGTGACCAGTTGTGGAATGATTTCCTTGCTGCTTGCAACCGTTTCTTCGAGGCTCGCAATGCTGTTCACGCTGACTCCCGCAATGAGGAACATGAGAACTTAAACAAGAAACGTGATATCATCAGCCAGCTGAAAGAACTCGTTGAACAGACAGGTGAGAACTTACAAGAGAAGGTACAGAAGCTGACTGAGCAATATAATAAGGTGGGTCACGTTCCTTATAAAGAGAAAGATAAACTCTACAAGGAATACCACGAGGTATTGGATAAGATTTATAAAGACCTCCATATCTCTGCAGCACGTAAACGAGTTGACAACTTCCGCAATAACCTCAAGAAGGTTGCTGACCGCGGTGTTGATGCACTCGACAACGAGCGTGGTCGTCTGCTCCGTCGCTTTGAACAGTTAAAGCAGGAGGTAAACACTTACGAGAACAATCTCGGTTTCCTCAACATCAGTTCAAAGAAGGGCAACAGTCTTATTGACGAAATGAATCGTCGCATCCAGAAACTCAAAGATGATATGGATGAAGTGAAGCAGAAGATTAAGGCTATCGATGCTGAAAATAAATAA
- a CDS encoding rhodanese-like domain-containing protein, which yields MKKLFTAILAVLGIGMGACAQNLYEDVDVNRFEQIIKSDSVQLVDVRKLDEFTEGHIPGAIHIDVLTPSFLSNALAKLDKKRPCAVYCRSGKRSAIAATLLAKEGYTVTNLLGGIIAWTEAKKKTVKE from the coding sequence ATGAAAAAGTTATTTACAGCCATTTTGGCAGTATTGGGAATAGGTATGGGAGCATGTGCGCAGAATCTTTATGAGGATGTAGACGTTAATCGTTTTGAACAGATTATTAAGTCTGACTCTGTTCAGTTGGTGGATGTTCGTAAACTTGATGAGTTTACAGAAGGGCATATTCCAGGTGCAATACATATTGATGTGTTGACTCCTTCTTTCCTTTCTAATGCTCTCGCTAAGCTTGATAAGAAACGTCCTTGTGCCGTTTATTGTCGTTCTGGTAAGCGTTCTGCTATAGCAGCGACTCTTCTTGCCAAAGAAGGATACACCGTTACCAACCTTTTAGGTGGTATCATTGCATGGACTGAGGCAAAGAAGAAGACAGTAAAGGAATAA
- the rsfS gene encoding ribosome silencing factor yields MDKTKNLVELITKGIQDKKGHGIVIADLSEIDGTICRYFVICQGNSTQQVEAIAGSVSDYVRETIGEKPINCVGLGNAQWVAIDYADVIVHIFTPETREFYDIEHLWEDAKLTTLPDLD; encoded by the coding sequence ATGGATAAGACAAAGAATTTAGTAGAATTAATTACGAAGGGAATTCAAGATAAAAAAGGACATGGCATAGTTATTGCAGACCTATCAGAGATCGATGGTACTATCTGCCGCTATTTCGTTATATGCCAAGGTAACTCGACACAACAGGTAGAAGCTATTGCTGGATCAGTGAGCGATTATGTTCGCGAAACGATTGGTGAGAAGCCTATCAACTGCGTAGGACTTGGTAATGCACAGTGGGTGGCGATTGATTATGCGGACGTTATCGTCCACATCTTCACCCCAGAGACACGTGAATTCTATGACATAGAACACCTTTGGGAGGACGCCAAGTTGACCACTCTGCCAGATTTAGACTGA
- the ftsH gene encoding ATP-dependent zinc metalloprotease FtsH has protein sequence MDNSNPKNKPNMPKFNMNWLYIFVIIALGVVFFAGGNGLFPSSAGIDKDYTTFKQYVAKGYATKVIVNRNDNTLRMYVSPNHIRDIFKKGTQEVGTAPYVTVEIGSVDKVETFLDQAVAQKKIVSYSYENKTSNTILDILGSIAPWIFFFGIWYFLMRRMGGGASGGGGVFSVGKSKAKLYEKANEMGITFKDVAGQTGAKQEVQEIVEFLKNPKKYTDLGGKIPKGALLVGPPGTGKTLLAKAVAGEAGVPFFSMSGSDFVEMFVGVGASRVRDVFHQAKEKSPCIIFIDEIDAVGRARSKNPAMGGNDERENTLNALLTEMDGFGTNSGVIVLAATNRVDMLDKALLRAGRFDRQIHVDLPDLPERKEIFLVHMRNLKLEKNLDIDLLARQTPGFSGADIANVCNEAALIAARHNSKEVTKQDFLDAVDRIIGGLEKKTKIMTADEKRTIALHEAGHATISWFCEHANPLVKVSIVPRGQALGAAWYLPEERPITTKEQMLDEMCSLLGGRAAEELFTGHISTGAMNDLERATKSAYGMIAYAGMSDKLPNICYYNNDEYNFQKPYSDTTAKTIDEEVLKMINSQYERAKQILTEHKEGHNRLAQILIEREVIMAEDVEEIFGKRPWVSRTQELLEQEEKSQPKLEDMPEEVKQAQAEHEARIAKEGSDNASDL, from the coding sequence ATGGACAATTCAAATCCAAAGAACAAGCCGAATATGCCTAAATTCAATATGAATTGGCTCTACATATTCGTTATTATTGCCCTCGGAGTAGTATTCTTTGCTGGGGGAAATGGGCTTTTTCCGTCAAGTGCAGGTATAGACAAGGACTATACCACGTTCAAACAATACGTTGCTAAAGGCTATGCAACAAAGGTAATTGTCAATCGAAATGACAATACCCTACGCATGTATGTAAGCCCAAACCATATCCGTGACATCTTTAAGAAGGGTACACAAGAAGTGGGTACAGCCCCTTATGTTACCGTGGAGATTGGTTCGGTTGATAAGGTAGAAACGTTCCTCGATCAAGCTGTAGCTCAAAAGAAAATCGTAAGCTATAGTTATGAGAACAAAACAAGCAACACGATTCTCGATATCCTTGGTTCTATTGCACCATGGATATTCTTCTTTGGCATCTGGTACTTCCTCATGCGCCGTATGGGCGGAGGTGCCAGCGGAGGTGGTGGAGTATTCAGCGTTGGAAAATCTAAGGCAAAACTCTATGAGAAAGCCAACGAAATGGGTATCACCTTCAAGGATGTTGCTGGTCAGACAGGTGCAAAACAGGAGGTACAAGAGATTGTTGAGTTCTTGAAGAATCCTAAGAAATATACCGATTTAGGTGGTAAAATCCCTAAGGGTGCACTGCTTGTTGGTCCTCCGGGAACAGGTAAAACCCTCTTAGCTAAGGCTGTTGCAGGTGAGGCTGGTGTACCATTCTTCTCTATGAGTGGCTCAGACTTCGTTGAAATGTTCGTCGGAGTTGGTGCGAGCCGAGTACGTGATGTATTCCATCAGGCTAAAGAGAAGTCACCTTGTATCATCTTTATTGACGAGATTGATGCCGTTGGACGTGCTCGTTCAAAGAACCCAGCTATGGGCGGAAACGATGAGCGTGAAAACACACTCAACGCCCTTCTAACCGAGATGGACGGCTTCGGAACGAACTCAGGCGTTATCGTTCTTGCAGCAACTAATCGTGTTGACATGCTCGATAAGGCACTCCTTCGTGCCGGACGATTCGACCGTCAGATACACGTTGACCTACCAGACTTGCCTGAACGTAAGGAAATATTCCTCGTTCATATGCGCAATTTGAAGTTAGAGAAGAACCTCGATATTGATCTCCTTGCACGTCAGACCCCAGGTTTCTCAGGTGCAGATATTGCCAACGTATGTAATGAGGCAGCCCTTATCGCAGCCCGTCACAATAGCAAAGAAGTTACAAAGCAAGACTTCCTTGATGCTGTTGACCGTATCATCGGTGGTTTAGAGAAGAAAACAAAGATAATGACAGCTGATGAGAAGCGCACTATTGCCCTTCACGAAGCAGGTCACGCAACCATCAGTTGGTTCTGTGAGCATGCCAACCCATTGGTAAAGGTGAGCATCGTACCACGTGGTCAGGCACTCGGTGCAGCATGGTATCTGCCAGAAGAGCGCCCTATCACAACAAAGGAACAAATGCTTGACGAGATGTGTTCATTGCTCGGTGGACGTGCTGCAGAGGAACTCTTCACTGGTCATATCTCAACAGGTGCAATGAATGACCTCGAACGTGCAACCAAGAGTGCATACGGTATGATAGCCTATGCAGGTATGAGTGACAAGTTGCCAAACATCTGTTATTATAACAATGATGAATATAACTTCCAGAAGCCATACTCTGACACGACGGCTAAGACCATCGATGAGGAGGTACTAAAGATGATTAACAGCCAGTATGAGCGTGCAAAACAGATTCTGACAGAGCACAAAGAGGGTCATAACCGTTTGGCACAGATTCTCATTGAACGTGAGGTAATCATGGCAGAAGACGTTGAGGAAATCTTCGGAAAGCGTCCTTGGGTAAGCCGTACACAGGAATTGCTTGAGCAGGAAGAGAAGTCTCAGCCTAAATTAGAGGACATGCCAGAGGAGGTTAAGCAGGCACAAGCAGAGCACGAAGCAAGAATCGCAAAAGAAGGCAGCGACAACGCAAGTGATTTATAA
- a CDS encoding phosphatidate cytidylyltransferase — MSDKLKNLIVRAVTGVFFVTVMVLGILHPHALIALFAFITGLSIWEYTGLVNNIKGVRVNRFISTIAGVYFFLSVAGLRLTPVEGFVIFVPYILTILYLLVSELYLKNENPINSWAYTMLGQMYIALPFSMINVLAFQQGEMGQITFDFLLPLSIFIFLWTNDTGAYLCGSLFGKHKLFPRISPKKSWEGSIGGGILVLIVAGVIGYFANIGATPHMLSIPAWVGLGLVVVVFGTWGDLVESLLKRTLGVKDSGNMLPGHGGMLDRFDSSLLAIPAAVVYLYTLTFFY, encoded by the coding sequence ATGAGTGATAAACTAAAGAACCTGATTGTCAGAGCCGTTACAGGCGTATTCTTCGTCACCGTGATGGTGTTGGGTATCCTTCATCCTCACGCACTGATTGCTCTTTTCGCATTCATCACGGGTCTTTCCATTTGGGAATACACAGGATTGGTAAACAATATCAAAGGAGTAAGGGTAAACCGCTTTATCTCAACCATAGCGGGAGTCTATTTCTTCCTGTCGGTTGCAGGACTACGTCTGACACCAGTTGAGGGCTTCGTTATCTTTGTACCCTACATTCTGACAATTCTCTACCTGTTGGTTTCAGAGCTGTATCTGAAGAATGAGAACCCTATCAACAGCTGGGCATACACGATGTTAGGACAGATGTATATCGCATTGCCTTTCTCAATGATTAACGTATTAGCTTTCCAGCAGGGTGAGATGGGACAGATAACCTTTGATTTCCTTCTTCCATTGAGTATCTTCATCTTCCTTTGGACAAATGATACAGGTGCTTATCTCTGCGGTTCGCTCTTCGGCAAGCACAAACTCTTCCCACGTATCAGTCCTAAGAAGAGTTGGGAAGGAAGCATTGGTGGCGGTATTCTTGTTCTCATTGTGGCAGGCGTCATCGGCTACTTTGCAAACATCGGTGCTACACCTCACATGCTGAGCATTCCTGCATGGGTAGGTCTTGGACTCGTCGTAGTGGTCTTCGGAACATGGGGCGACCTTGTTGAGAGTCTTCTCAAGCGTACACTCGGTGTCAAGGATAGCGGTAATATGCTGCCTGGACATGGTGGTATGCTCGACCGCTTTGACTCATCACTCTTAGCAATACCAGCTGCTGTCGTGTATCTCTATACATTGACATTCTTCTATTAA
- a CDS encoding SprT-like domain-containing protein, with product MNADLTIDYLRQAFEHYNNLIFDGKLPVPNLKWSRAKTRLGQMACKRKMSWGRTKFYDFSISISNYYKLTTEQIDDVLIHEMIHYSIAYTGLKDTSSHGIVFRGMMDKINRSFGRHITISVRTRNLQPRTLQQHKDHLILALETKDGKYFLSSVNPSAAGKLAISLARAREIAHYAWYQSQDEYFHNMPRVRSLRGRPVSKEVYTTMIEKMILLR from the coding sequence ATGAACGCAGACCTCACCATAGATTATCTTCGACAAGCTTTTGAACATTATAACAACCTCATCTTTGACGGTAAACTACCCGTACCAAATCTGAAGTGGTCGCGTGCTAAGACTCGTTTAGGGCAGATGGCATGTAAAAGAAAGATGAGTTGGGGGCGTACAAAGTTTTATGACTTTAGTATTTCTATTTCTAACTATTATAAACTGACAACAGAACAGATAGACGATGTGCTCATTCATGAGATGATACACTACTCTATTGCCTATACAGGACTGAAAGACACATCATCACACGGCATTGTATTTCGTGGTATGATGGACAAGATTAACCGTAGCTTTGGTAGACACATCACAATCTCCGTACGCACACGTAACCTACAACCACGTACGTTACAACAGCATAAAGACCATCTCATATTAGCTTTAGAAACGAAAGATGGTAAGTATTTTCTTTCTTCTGTCAATCCCTCTGCCGCAGGTAAGTTGGCAATCTCCCTTGCTCGTGCCCGTGAGATAGCACATTATGCATGGTATCAATCACAAGACGAATACTTCCACAACATGCCACGCGTTCGCTCTTTGCGTGGCAGACCAGTATCTAAAGAGGTTTATACAACGATGATTGAGAAGATGATACTCCTAAGATAA
- a CDS encoding PAAR-like protein translates to MAQSYIPAGTDVICTEMTGGEPAQLGLTREAKVLYGKEKKPLLNTCDKKLSCSLQCRIKQSFFSGLAGLLTGLALGALAVTLVVITAGAATPIIIAAMGATAVLTTSAAVATGASATYRYLANECDSSLEGEWSLFHRKVYLEKSNALLERSILTCSKGGVVSLVMDHAKAVELAKMISKTNDKIASKNMWSKFFQGVIGNGANALLGGFEGQAGGAVVGLILGSGLSVYDYLKGGNGSYRDDNVVLQNKYAKLALETDDDKVSINTKHDILTDDDMKNSGTGTAVGTGYSGAETVMGIIAGNKQLGKEAMSFNERALEYMLKGDMAGAGHAMWASDLAYGAQKGMGDIPHEFWKGIWSGKTKAFKWNVSNKWFTLGGIGIGILSSIVSNQIEWGDNKEENLLYKSMIDKIKKARKNNKTKISILANSL, encoded by the coding sequence ATGGCACAATCATATATACCTGCTGGCACAGATGTTATCTGTACGGAGATGACAGGAGGCGAACCAGCACAATTAGGATTGACACGTGAGGCTAAAGTTTTGTATGGCAAAGAAAAAAAGCCTTTGCTAAATACTTGTGACAAGAAGTTGAGTTGCTCGTTACAATGTCGTATCAAACAGTCTTTCTTTTCAGGACTTGCAGGATTGCTTACAGGTCTTGCACTTGGAGCTTTAGCTGTGACATTAGTTGTAATAACGGCGGGTGCTGCTACCCCTATAATTATAGCTGCAATGGGAGCTACAGCAGTGTTAACGACATCGGCAGCAGTTGCCACAGGAGCATCGGCAACTTACAGATACTTGGCTAATGAATGTGATAGTTCTCTTGAAGGGGAGTGGAGTTTGTTTCATCGTAAGGTTTATCTGGAGAAAAGTAATGCTCTTTTGGAACGTTCGATACTTACTTGTTCCAAAGGTGGTGTAGTTTCCTTGGTTATGGATCATGCAAAGGCTGTAGAACTTGCAAAAATGATTAGTAAGACTAATGATAAAATAGCAAGTAAAAACATGTGGTCAAAGTTTTTTCAGGGTGTCATAGGTAATGGTGCAAATGCTTTGCTTGGAGGTTTTGAGGGGCAGGCAGGTGGAGCTGTTGTTGGTCTTATTCTTGGCTCGGGTTTATCTGTGTATGATTATCTGAAAGGTGGCAATGGTAGTTATCGTGACGACAATGTCGTTTTGCAAAACAAGTATGCTAAGTTAGCACTTGAGACAGATGATGACAAAGTATCTATTAATACGAAGCATGATATCTTAACTGATGATGATATGAAGAATTCTGGTACAGGCACTGCAGTGGGGACAGGATATTCTGGTGCAGAGACTGTTATGGGTATTATAGCAGGTAATAAGCAACTTGGCAAAGAAGCAATGAGCTTTAACGAGAGAGCCTTAGAATATATGTTGAAAGGGGATATGGCTGGTGCAGGGCATGCAATGTGGGCAAGTGATTTGGCTTATGGTGCACAGAAAGGTATGGGCGATATTCCTCATGAATTTTGGAAAGGAATATGGTCAGGTAAAACTAAGGCTTTCAAATGGAATGTATCAAACAAATGGTTTACACTTGGTGGTATCGGGATTGGTATTCTGAGTTCAATAGTTAGTAATCAGATAGAATGGGGGGATAATAAAGAAGAGAATCTGTTATATAAAAGTATGATTGATAAAATAAAGAAAGCAAGGAAAAATAATAAAACTAAAATTTCAATCTTAGCAAATAGTTTATAA